The following is a genomic window from Chitinophaga caseinilytica.
AATACGGTCTCCGTTACGTAGACTGGGTAGAAGGGAACCGCCGGAAAGTAGACCAGTTGAGCGGTGGAAAGATCGCTTACCTGCATATGATCAATACCGGCCGCGAAGGGTATAATTCCTTTAACCGTTATTACTATGCGCAGGCCGATAAAAAGGCCCTGCTGCTCGACGAGCGCTTCAACGGCGGCGGCTCGGTGGCCGATTACGTGATAGACGTGCTGAACCGGGAAGTAATGAGCTACTGGGGCGTGCGCGACGGCCGCAGCTTTACCACGCCCGGCAACGGCATCTACGGCCCGAAAGCCATGCTGATCAACGAATACGCAGGCTCCGGCGGCGACATGATGCCCTGGATGTTCAATCACAAGAAACTGGGCAAACTCGTCGGTAAACGCACCATGGGCATCCTGGTGGGCATCAGCGGATATCCCTCGCTCATCGACGGTGGTTATGTGACTTCGCCGAGTTTCGGTATTTACGATACCAACGGCAAATGGATCATCGAAAACGTAGGTACGCCTGCGGATGTGGATGTGGAGCAAACGCCTGCAGACGTGATCGCAGGCCGCGATCCGCAGTTGGAGAAAGGCGTGCAGATCCTGTTGGAAGAACTGAAAGCGAAGACCTGGCAACCGGTCCCCAAACCGGCCGACCCGGTACGCGTGAAATAATCCGCAACGGAATGTTGTTGAACGGCCGCCTGGAGCAATCCGGGCGGCCGTTCATTTTTACCCGTTTTTCATCATCCGTTCCGCGAGCCGCGGCGAAATCCGGAAGAGCATTTTCAACAGCCGGCTCTTCCCGATATGCTGTTCGGTAACATCGCCGTTCAGGTTGCGGATGAAAATTCGGGCGAGCCTGTCCGGAGACATTTTACCGCTGCTGCGATCGGCCGTCATGGCGGTGTCTACCAGCGGCGGAACGATCTCGAACACTTTGACGGAGGAGCCTTCCAGCTGATACCGGAGCGCTTTCGCGAAGGTGTGGATGGCGGCTTTGGTGGCGCAATACACGGGTGCGGATCGTTTCGGGGCGATGTATAATGCACTGCTGACGAATACGATGGCAGAAAGTGGTTGTGCGGCGAGAAGCGGCAGCAAGGCGTTGGTGAGCAGGAGCGGAGCAATGAAATTGATCTGCGTTTCAGTGGCGATGTTTCCGGCGGATGCGGGATCGCGGCCGAAAGCGTAGCTGAATTGCACGCCGGCATTGTTGATGAGGACATTGAGGGTTGGGTGGTGGTCGCGGATGTAGTTGCGCAATGAAATCGCGGACGCCGGGTCGGCATGATCAATCTGGAAAGTGTGGATGCCGGGCAGTTCCTTTTCGGCGGATGCGAGTTTTGCGGCATCGCGCCCGGTGATGATGACGCGGTTGTTGTTGGCATGGAATTGCCGGGCCAGCGCGAGGCCGATGCCGGAGGTGCCGCCGGTGATGAGGACGGTATTGCCGGAAAGATGCATGAGCAAAGGATTTCCGGCAAATTTCCATTCCAGCGGTGTGAATTCCGTTTACATAGGTAAAGAAATCAGCGGCCGGAGGATTTCCTGCGGATGCGGCTCAATTGCGTCGGCGAAACGCCCAGGTAGGATGCGATGTGGTATTGCGGGACGAGTGCCTCCAGCGCCGGGAACCGCTCGCGGAAAAGCCGGTAACGCGCCTCCGCGTCCAGTTGCACGATCTCGATCTCGCGTTGCTCCTTGGCTACGAAGAACCCCTCCGCCAGGATGCGCGCCGCCCGCTCCAGGTCCGGACAATGAGCGAACAGCTGCCGGAAAGGCCCGTAGGGCGCGGAAAGCACCGTACAATCCGTCAGCGCCTCCTGCTGGATCATGTTCGGCGCTCCCGTGATCAGCGACGCATAGCCCCCGATGAAGCAGGGCGCCGTGAAAAAATGCTTGTTGTATTCCTGTCCGGCGGCATTCCGGTAATATGCCCGCATGACCCCTTCCGCCAGGAACCCGATTTCCCGCGCCAGTTGCCCTTCGCGGATGAAATGTTCCCCTTTGCCGAGGCGCCCTTCCGTAAACAACGGCTGCACCCGATCCCATGTAGCGGGCGCGATGGGCGTCAAATTGTCGAGGAAGCGATGGAGCTTATCATGTGGCATATCGGCGGACGGATTTGTTCCTAAATATACGGATTGACGTTGCGCAATCGCGGCAAAAACATATATTCACCTACTTTTTAATGTTCAACCTCGATGAAGACAATCGCCCGATTTATCGCTATCGCCTTATTCACTTCCACCGCCGTACAAATCGCTTCCGGTTGCGCCGCTTACCCGGACCGGCAGCAGGCATCCATCAAGGAAGTACCCATTTCCCCCGATACCGGCAAAACCGCCGACCTGGTGCTGCTGGCGCGGGTTTGGGGATACCTGAAGTATTTCTCGCCCGTTATCAGCGAACGCAACATCGATTGGGATAAAGTACTGGTCGATCAGCTGAAGGCGATGGACGAAAACCCCAACGCGGGCGTGCTTCCATCCATCCGCGCGATGCTCGATTCTGCCGCGCTTTCCGCGCCATCCGGCCGGAAATCCGGTGCGAAGCAGCTCGCCGATGCGAAGGAAATCGAAAAAGTGAACGTAAACCACGAATGGATCGCATCCGCAAAGCAGCTCGGCCAGGCGGAAAAAGACCGCTTAACCGCATTGGCAGACTATTTCAAGCCGTTCAAAAATAAATACATCATCACGCCGGACGTTTCCGGCTATCCGTCTCCCCAATTCAAGGAGGAAACATACGGGAAAGACTTCCTGCCCGAAAAGCATTACCGCCTTTTGGCGCTGTTCCGCTACTGGAACATCATCGAATATTACCTCCCCGCGAAATACCAGCAGCAAGGCCAGTGGCCTGCGAAGCTGGCGCGCTTCATACCGGACTTCGCCGATGCCAATACCGATCGCGCTTATGCCCAGGCCTTGATCAGGCTCAACGCCGCTATTACGGACGGTCACAGCATTATGCCCACTTTCGCCAAATTCCCCGAATATGTGCTGCCGGGCCGGCTCATCCGCTTGCCCTTTACCATGGCCGTTATCGGCGATACGGTTTTCGTGCATCAGACCGATTCCGGGTTTGCGGAAATGAGCGGAATGCGGCCGGGCGACAGGGTACACAGCATCAACGGCATGCCGGTGATCCGCTACGTAGATTCCTTACGGGCCGTGATGAGCGACCCGCGAAGGGAAATGAAGGATTACTACATTTCCGTATCGGCAATGCTGCGGATGATGCCGGCGAGCGGCGATACGCTGAAGGTCGGTTATGAAAGCGGCGGCCAGCCCAAAACATTCCGGGTAAAGTATGGAGAAGATGACGTTGCGCGGTATCTGGCGATTGGCGCGAGGGCCTGGGCAAAGCAGCAGGAAGCGCAGAAGCAGGAAGTGCCACCACCGGGCATGCGGATGCTGGAAGGCGATATCCTGTACATCGATCCTGCGAAATGGTCGGGCAAAATGGCGGATACCACGCGGGAATTGCTCGCAAAAGCCAAATCCCTCATCATCGAATGCCGCACCTATCCCAATTTCGATTTCATCAACTTCACCCATTTCCTGTTCAAAAAGCAGACGGAATGCATTTTATGGAACGGAACTATCAGCTACCCCGGCCTCACGAAAACTGTGGAATATAAGCGCGGCCCCGATCGCAAAGTCCATTTCAAAGGCAAAGTGGTGGTATTGATCGCGGAAAAGTCTGTCAGCCGCCCGGAAATGCTCACCATGATCGTGAAGGCCCGTAAAGGGAATACGGTGCTGATCGGCCGTACCACCGGTGGCGCCGACGGAGACGTTACCCAAATCCCCATGGTGGGCAACCAGGATATGCGTTTCGTGATCTCCGGCCTCGGCGTCCTGTATCCGGATGGCGGTTACACGCAAGGCATCGGCATTGTGCCCGATGTGGAAGTGCCGCTGACCGTTGCGGAATTCACAGGCGGGAAAGACGTAATCTATCAACGCGCCCTTCAATACCTCGCCGCAAACCCCTGATCAACAGGTATACAAAACAGGAAAGGCGCCCTCGCATGGGGCGCCTTTCCTGTTTGTAAAAATTGCTTTGGAACTATAAACCGTCGTTCCAGTTCGGGTTCTGTGTCAGAACTTTGTTCGTCAGTTGCCGTTCCTGGATGGGGATCGGCTGGAGGTAATCCCTGTTTTCCTGGAAGGTTTTGGTGGTAGTGCGGTTGATCAGCACGTTACCGGCATTGTTTTCCAGCTCAATGTCCTTGCCCAGTTTGAAGTACTGGACACCTGCTACTGCGGGGTCCGGTTTATTGCCGGTGTAAATATACACGTCGATCTTGCCGTCGCGGTCGAGGTCGTACTGGCCCGCGCCGGGGAAGTACATCCCTTTGAACTGGCGCACTACGCTCTGGCCGGATTTCCAGCGCATGAGATCGTTCCAGCGGTGGCTTTCCATCACCAGCTCGATCCTTCTTTCCCGGCGGATTTCGAGGATTACGCCTTTGTTGGCGCCGGTCACGGCCGGGTATTGTGCGGCCATGTACGGGTCCACATTGCCATTGGCGGCCACGAGGTCCAGGTTAGGCATGGCCACACGCTCGCGGAGCAGCCCGATAGACGCGTTGATGTCGGCCTGCGTGAGCGTGCCCAGTTCAGCCTTGGCTTCGGCGAAGTTCAGCAGCACTTCCGCGTAGCGGAAAATGGGCATGGAATTGATGGAGCGGTTGTAAGAGTCGAAAGACATGTCCGTTACGAACTTGATCAGCTGGTAACCGGTCACGCTCGCACCGAAATCGGGCACCAGCGGGTTGTTGGTCCCGATGCGCGAATAACCGGGTGTACGGATGGTTTGGGCCAGGCGCGGATCACGGTTTTGCGTTTCGCCGTAAAACGTGATCGTGTCGTACCGCGGGATGTCCGTAAAGCGGGAGCCGTCTGCCATCAGGTAACTGTTCACCAGCTCCTTGTCCAGTCCCGGCTTGCCGTAAGACGAAGTGATCGTATAGTAGTTAACGTTATGCCAAACCGACAATTCGTTGCTGAAAGTCCGGGCGAGGATGATCTCGTCCTTGTTCGGCGCGATGGAGGCGAACAGCTCGAGGTATGCCTTGCTGGGCGTGGATTTGTAGATTTTATACAAGCCGGTGCTCATCAGCTGTTGCGATGCCGCGACCGATTTTTCCAGCAGGGCTTCCCAGCCGGCTTCATTCCGGTATTTTTTCCAGGTCCCTTCGAACAGGCAAACGCGGCTCAACAGGGCCATGGCGGTATATTTGGATACCATTTCCGTAGATTGGGGGAAAGTGGCCACATCCATATTGGCGATCGCGAAATCCAGGTCGGCGATGATGGAGTCTACCACCACTTTGCGGGGCGATCTGGGTTTGGTAAGGGATTCCTTGTCCTGGTAATCGATGGCGTTGGTATACCAGGGCACATCGCCGAAGCGCTGCACCTTGTCGAAATAGAAATAAGCGCGGAAGAATTTGGCCACGGCGGCAAACCGGTTTACCTGTACCTGTGGCATGACGCGGTTGTAGTTGTCGAGGTAGTAATTGATTTTCCGCAGTTCCGTCCACGTCCAGTTGCCACCGGTCAGGGGCACGGTGCGGCGGCCGGTCACCTGGTCGCTGAGCGACTGCTTCACCACGTTGTCGATATCTTCGTTGTATACGCCTTCGGCGGATGGGAATGCGCTGTAGAACGAGTTCAGGTA
Proteins encoded in this region:
- a CDS encoding RagB/SusD family nutrient uptake outer membrane protein — its product is MKKQLSIFAIAAAGLFSSCSKFLDRQPLSQVAPDQYFNNDNEQKFYLNSFYSAFPSAEGVYNEDIDNVVKQSLSDQVTGRRTVPLTGGNWTWTELRKINYYLDNYNRVMPQVQVNRFAAVAKFFRAYFYFDKVQRFGDVPWYTNAIDYQDKESLTKPRSPRKVVVDSIIADLDFAIANMDVATFPQSTEMVSKYTAMALLSRVCLFEGTWKKYRNEAGWEALLEKSVAASQQLMSTGLYKIYKSTPSKAYLELFASIAPNKDEIILARTFSNELSVWHNVNYYTITSSYGKPGLDKELVNSYLMADGSRFTDIPRYDTITFYGETQNRDPRLAQTIRTPGYSRIGTNNPLVPDFGASVTGYQLIKFVTDMSFDSYNRSINSMPIFRYAEVLLNFAEAKAELGTLTQADINASIGLLRERVAMPNLDLVAANGNVDPYMAAQYPAVTGANKGVILEIRRERRIELVMESHRWNDLMRWKSGQSVVRQFKGMYFPGAGQYDLDRDGKIDVYIYTGNKPDPAVAGVQYFKLGKDIELENNAGNVLINRTTTKTFQENRDYLQPIPIQERQLTNKVLTQNPNWNDGL
- a CDS encoding S41 family peptidase, which gives rise to MKTIARFIAIALFTSTAVQIASGCAAYPDRQQASIKEVPISPDTGKTADLVLLARVWGYLKYFSPVISERNIDWDKVLVDQLKAMDENPNAGVLPSIRAMLDSAALSAPSGRKSGAKQLADAKEIEKVNVNHEWIASAKQLGQAEKDRLTALADYFKPFKNKYIITPDVSGYPSPQFKEETYGKDFLPEKHYRLLALFRYWNIIEYYLPAKYQQQGQWPAKLARFIPDFADANTDRAYAQALIRLNAAITDGHSIMPTFAKFPEYVLPGRLIRLPFTMAVIGDTVFVHQTDSGFAEMSGMRPGDRVHSINGMPVIRYVDSLRAVMSDPRREMKDYYISVSAMLRMMPASGDTLKVGYESGGQPKTFRVKYGEDDVARYLAIGARAWAKQQEAQKQEVPPPGMRMLEGDILYIDPAKWSGKMADTTRELLAKAKSLIIECRTYPNFDFINFTHFLFKKQTECILWNGTISYPGLTKTVEYKRGPDRKVHFKGKVVVLIAEKSVSRPEMLTMIVKARKGNTVLIGRTTGGADGDVTQIPMVGNQDMRFVISGLGVLYPDGGYTQGIGIVPDVEVPLTVAEFTGGKDVIYQRALQYLAANP
- a CDS encoding Crp/Fnr family transcriptional regulator, which translates into the protein MPHDKLHRFLDNLTPIAPATWDRVQPLFTEGRLGKGEHFIREGQLAREIGFLAEGVMRAYYRNAAGQEYNKHFFTAPCFIGGYASLITGAPNMIQQEALTDCTVLSAPYGPFRQLFAHCPDLERAARILAEGFFVAKEQREIEIVQLDAEARYRLFRERFPALEALVPQYHIASYLGVSPTQLSRIRRKSSGR
- a CDS encoding SDR family oxidoreductase — protein: MHLSGNTVLITGGTSGIGLALARQFHANNNRVIITGRDAAKLASAEKELPGIHTFQIDHADPASAISLRNYIRDHHPTLNVLINNAGVQFSYAFGRDPASAGNIATETQINFIAPLLLTNALLPLLAAQPLSAIVFVSSALYIAPKRSAPVYCATKAAIHTFAKALRYQLEGSSVKVFEIVPPLVDTAMTADRSSGKMSPDRLARIFIRNLNGDVTEQHIGKSRLLKMLFRISPRLAERMMKNG